Within the Flavobacterium sp. N502536 genome, the region ACTTCTATAAAGAGTTGTCCGGGTTTCTGTGAAAAATAGCTGTACATATCGCTCATCCACCAACCTTCGCACGAAAAAGCCAGAACATGTTCGACAATGTTATCGTTGATGTTAAAGCTTCTTAGGATTCCCGAGTTTACAAAATAGGAGTGTTTACAAATTTCGCCGGCACTCAATAAAATTGTTTTGGCTTTGTAAGAATGAGTCTCCGTTTTCGATAAAAAATGAGCTTGTTCTTCGGGAGTCAGTGAAACGTGTTTGGCTATGTTTTCAAGAATTGACGCCATTATTTTTCTTTTATCAGGGTAAATGAGCTTACTTTAAAACGGTTGTCTTCTACTTTTCCAATTACTGAGGCTTTACGAACCGCATTACAGAAACCATCTTCGGCATGGGCATCGCCATGTTCGTCAATTGTTGTTCCGTCTACAAAATAAGTTTTTCCGTCAATGCGAACCGCTAAATCACAGCTTTTGCCTTTCATTCCAAATTGGCATTCGCCACAGGCTGTTTCTACAGTTAGGGGTTTTTCGTTTGCTTTTTTATCCTGAGCCTGAGCAGTAATTCCTATAAGCAGGAAGAGTGTAAATAATGCGTTTTTCATTTTTAAGGGTTTACGGTTATTAGTTTTGAAGTTGTTTTGGCGCGTTCTGTAATTTCGTCGATTGGTGTTGCAAGGGTATCAGAACTTAAAACAACGCCCATTCGACGGTAAGGTCTTGAAGTGGGTTTTCCAAAAATCCTGAAATCGGTTTTGGGTAAAGCGGCTACTTGTTCGATTCCGGTAAAAGTTGGATTTACAGAATCCTGTGAAGCTAGAATAACAGCACTTGCACCGGCTTTTTCAAGAGTGATTTCGAAAATTGGCAGGCTTAGAATAGCTCTCAGGTGCAATTCGAATTCGTTGAAATTTTGTGTTCCGGCTAAAGTGACCATTCCGGTATCGTGCGGGCGAGGAGAAAGTTCTGAGAAATAAACTCCATCGCTGGTTAGGAAAAATTCGACACCAAAAAGCCCTGCACCTCCCAGTGCTTCGGTAATTTTTTCGGCCATGTCCTGCGCTTCATACAAATCGGCTTCAGAAACTTTTGCCGGCTGCCAGCTTTCCTGGTAATCGCCACGCTCCTGACGGTGTCCGATTGGTGCGCAAAACAGGGTTGGATTGTTATTTTGAGTAATCGTTAAAAGAGTAATTTCTGAGTGGAAATCAACAAATGCTTCTACAATAACTTCAATTACATCGCCACGCGAGCCAGCAACGGCATATTGCCAGGCTTTCTCGATATCATCAGCTGTTTTTATAGTTGATTGTCCTTTTCCCGAAGATGACATTAATGGTTTGACTACACACGGAATTCCAACTTCCTGAACGGCTTTTTGTAGTTCTTCTGCTGATGTAGCATATTGGTATTTAGCTGTTTTTAGGCCTAGTTCTTTTGAAGCCAGATCGCGAATCGCTTTACGATTCATGGTAAAGTTGGCTGCTTTTGCAGATGGAACAACGGTAATGCCTTGTTTTTCGTACTCGTAAAAACGTTCTGTTCGGATGGCTTCTATTTCGGGAACGATAAAGTCCGGTTGGTGTTTGGCTACTATCCGATCCAGTGCTTCGCCGTCGAGCATGTTTATGACCTCAAAACCGTGTGCTACTTGCATGGCTGGAGCGTTTTCGTAATTATCTACAGCAATTACGGTTTGTCCGATTCGTTGTGCGGCAATGACAAATTCTTTGCCTAACTCACCCGAACCTAAGAGTAGTATTTTCATTTTAGAGTAATTGTGTTGTTGGAGAAGTAAAAGTAGCGAAAAAGAGTTTAATCGCAAAGTCTTGTATGTCCATGCAATTTATATTAACCGCGAAGTTTGCAAAGCTTTTGATGTTCAGTTAAAAGAAAAGGTTCGCAAAGATTTTTTTTAAATCTTTGCGAACCTTGCGTATTCCTTTGCGAACTTTACGGTTAAAATTCTAATGAAAATGATCTTCCTCTATTTCAAATTCTGCATCTTTTTCCCAGATTTCCATTTCACAAGGTTTGCAGTTGAATTTTAGTTTGTACTCTAATTCACCTTGTTTTAAAACCAGGGGTTCTTTTACCTTAACACCTGCTATATCTTTTTGGTGTATCGGACATTTTTTTAATTCGTATTTGATGCAATATTTAGTGGTCATCACACGTGATTTTCCCGGATCCCATTGTAATTCAAATGCTTTCTCAATTTCGGTAACACCATGACGCTCGTAGAATTTACGGGCCGTTTTGTTGGAAACATTGTACATGAAATCCAATTTAGTTTCCGGATAAGGGTGTGATGTTTTAACTAATTGGTGTTCTTCGCGTTTGTAGTTTTTCAAACGAATTTCAGTCAGCTGATCGTAAACAGTTCTTCGCATTTCATTGATTTTTGAAATAGGAAGGAACCAGTTTTGAGAGAACATAATATTGATTTCATCAGCAGTGTAAGGCGTAAAACCTGTTTTTGCTAATTGTGTTTTGATGTTTTCTTCGATAGATTCACCCGTTTTAGTTTGCTCTTTAGAATGTTCTAAATTTACAACACTCACATTTCCGTCTTCGTCGGTTGCGATTAATTCAAAGCCAGTTGCTGTTTCGGTAAGCAATAAAGTAGTACTCAGTTTTCGTACAGCACTGTCTTCTCTTTCTACAATTTTGATGAAAGCGGCATCGTTGTTACGGTAAATAAAAGTTCCGTCTTTTACTTCTTTTAAAACGTTTGGATATATTTTGCCGTTTTCGGCTTTGTTTACGTAGATTCCGTCGGCTTCATTGTTTTCATTGATGAAACAAAGTCCGTCACCGTTGTTTAGTAATTCACCGTTTTCAATTTCGTAAGCGTTTCCAACAGTTCTGATTAATTTACCAATATATTGACCTTTTGATTTTGGGCTTTCCCAAGAACCAATAGAGCTGTGTCTTTCGTTTACAAAATAATCTGTATAACCACGGTTGAAAGTTCTGCTTAAAGAAGAGTCAAAAGTATAAGTACATTTTCCCGAAGAAGCTTTGGTGTATTTATCACTTCCTGCGCCTTCTAAGTAGCTGTCTAATTTTTGTCGTAAATAAGAAACATTGTTTTTAACATAAACAACATCTTTTAATCTTCCTTCAATTTTAAAAGAAACAATTCCGGCCTCAATTAAATTCGGAATCTGGTCTGAAATATCTAAATCCTTGATCGAAAGCAAGTGACTGTTTCGGATCAAAGTTTCTCCGTTTCCGTCTATTAAGTTATACGGTAAGCGGCAGTTTTGTGCGCAGGAACCACGATTGGCACTGCGTTCTCCATTGGCCACACTCATATAACAATTTCCACTGAAAGAAACACATAAAGCTCCGGTTACGAAAAATTCTAATTCAACATCAGCTTCGTCGTAAATGGTTTTAATTTGATGCAAATTTAATTCGCGGGCTAAAACCACACGTTTGATTCCGGCATCTTTAAGGAATTTTATTTTATCGGCATCACGGTTATTGGCTTGTGTACTGGCGTGAAGTACGATAGGAGGCAAGTCCATTTCCATAATCGCCATGTCCTGAATGATCAGGGCATCAACACCAATATCGTATAATTCCCAGATCATTGAACGGCAAGTTTCCAGTTCGTTATCGTACAAAATGGTATTCATAACCACAAAAACCTGTGCATTAAAGAGGTGTGCATATTGTACCAATGCAGCTACATCTTCGATAGAATTGTTGGCATTCGAGCGTGCTCCAAATTGTGGTGCACCAATATAAACAGCATCAGCACCACTATTTATGGCTGCCATTCCCCCAATTAAATCCCTGGCAGGAGCTAATATTTCAATCTTCTTCTTCATTTTAAGTACTTTAGGCTTTTGTGGTATTCACGCAAAAAAGTTTGCAAAGTTCTTATAAATATTTCGAGTTTGCTAATACTGAGGTGATTTTTTTGGAATTGTTAACTTATATGGAATGATGCTGATTAAGAGTGCAGTTTACTTAAGATATTTAATAATTCCGGTTGTTTCGGATGTCTTTTTAAAATTGAATCGGTTCATAAATAAGTTGTACTACCCCGGATTTAAAAGTATTAGTTGTAATTAGCTTCAATTCGATTCGTTTTTTTAAGTCCTCAAATAGCGGTTTGCCACTTCCTAAAGCTACTGGATGAACTGATATTCGGTATCGGTCAATAAGGTTTAATTCGATGAATGTTTTGATAAGACCCGACCCACCGTACAACCAGATGTCTTTTCCGGATTGTTTCTTAAGGTCATTTACTTTATTTAAGAGGTCAGAATTGATGAAAGTAACAGACTCTTCTTTTTTATTCTGACTGGAAAAAACATATTTGTTTTTGGAGTGTACTTCTTTCCAAAGTGATTTTTCGTCAGGACTTGCATTTTCATCGGGTTGATAGTTTCCCCACATATCATAACTAACTCTGCCATAAAAAATGGTGTCTATACTGGATAAAAAAACATCAAATTCCATATCATCGTCCATAATACACCAATCGGTTTCTCCATTAGGACCTTCAATAAAACCATCTAAAGTGACTGCCAGATCTAAAATTATTTTTCTCATTTGGGGATTTTGTTTTTATGTACTTTGATATAAAAATAAAGTTCTTTTTGGATGAATCTAATTGTTTGTGTGTTAAAATGGTTTTAGTGGTGGCAAATGGTCGGAAATATATCTGGTTAATGCAATACCATTTACAGGTCTTTCTGAATTAGATCCAATTTCGACCATTTTCCTGATCTCAGGAAAATGGTGATTTATAGACTTGCCGACATTTTACGGCCATCAATAGCTTTAAATTTATATTGTTTGCCTTTTATCTTGATTTAACTTTAATGCCCATAACTAATGACTCTGGTGATTTTCCAGCCTGTAGGGGTGTTTTTCCAGATATGAGTAAATTTATAGGTGCCACAGTTGATGAGTTCTCCATTTTCAAGTCGGCAGAATTTATGCAATCCGGTTTGTATGGCTCCATAATCTTTAATGGGGTAAACTTCAATACTTCCTTCTACCAGAACTCTTCTCGTATATCCATAATTGGTAAAAATTCGCTGGAAGTTTTCCATTGTTTTTGTATAGTTGTCCAGCCCTCCTGTATCATGAAAGAATTCAAGGTCTTCTGCGAATAAAGTTTTTAATTTTTCTAAATCACCTTTGTTAGCTGCGTCAAAAACGACTCCGTCCATTTTTACAATGGTATCAAATAGCTCTTTAGATACGGGTGTATAGGGTTTTGATTCGGTTATGGTTATTTTTTTAGTTACGGTACAGGATGTTACGAACACTCCTATTGTGAGCAGTAATATGATTGTATAAATTGTGTTTTTCATGTTTATTGTTTTGAAAGTGAACTTCTTAAAGGGCAGATCCAATATTTTTTTTATTGATTTGTTAAAAATACTAATAATATGATTTAAAAAGACGGGGTTGTTAGGGGAGTACTAAAATGTAATTTGTTCTGCCGCAGCTTATTTTTTGGGTTAGGGATAGGAGCAACATCCTTTTGCTTTTTTCTTTAAAAAGCAAAAGATACAGCGGATAGCCCGGTTCGCCGCGGCGAAATCCCCCATAAAAGGTAAAAACTACTTTCTGTAACCTTTAGCGGATGAATGTCGTCAAAGCTTTTATCAATCAGACTAAATAATCACAAAATGAAAACCTTCTTAAAATCGTTTATTGTTTTATTTCTAATGGGCTGTTCGGGACTGTCGGCTCAGAGTTTGGAAACCAAAATGGATCAATTAATTGCCTTAAAGTTTAAACATGAAAATCCCGGAGCTGTTTTTCTGGCGGTTAAAAAAGGGAAAGTAGTGTATCGAAAAGCTTTTGGAATGGCCAATTTAGAAATGGGCATTCAAATGCAGCCTGAATTTGTTTTTGAAATTGGATCGATGACGAAGCAATTTACGGCTGTTGCTGTTTTGATGCTGGCAGAACAGGGAAAGCTTAAACTTGATGACGAAATCACGAAGTTTATTCCCGATTATCCAACCAATGGAAATACCATTACCCTGCATCATTTGCTAACACATACTTCCGGAATTAAAGATTTTACAAGTATGAAGGCCATAAAAGATATTGCCAGACGGGATTTGTCTCCAAAAGAACTGGTCGATTTTTTCAAGAATGAACCCGCTGATTTTAAACCCGGTGAGCAATACAAATATTGTAATTCAGGATATGTGCTTTTGGGGTATATTATTGAAATAGTATCCGGACAAACTTATGAAGCGTTTGTAACACAGCATATTTTTAAGAAAACCGGAATGGAAAATACGTATTATGCAAGCCATGATAAAATTATTAAAAACAGGGTTTCCGGTTATCGCGACCGCGAGGAGTATGTAAATGCGAATTATATCAGTTTTTCTATTCCATATGCTTCCGGTTCGATACTATCAACGGTTGATGATTTGCTGAACTGGCAATATGCAATAAATGCGAATACCTTATTAAATCCTTCTTCTACAAAGAAAGCATTTGTAAATTACACGTTAAACAATGGGACAAATATTGATTATGGGTACGGCTGGCATTTAGAAAAAGTAAAAGATAAAATCGTTCGGGAACATGGGGGAAGCATCTTTGGCTTTAAATCAATGGGGGTTTATGAGCCGGAAGAACAAATTTATGTAGTGGGTTTAAGCAATTGTGAGTGTAATTCTCCAACTTCTATTACGAAAGATATAGCCTCGCTTTTAATGGACTAAATAAAAAAAAGGGCGTTTTCACTTGAAAACGCCCTTTTAGCTATTGTTTTATGGTATTATGCAGTCAAAGCTTCTTTGATTCTGCGTAAGGCTTCTTTTAAGATATCGTCGCTTGTAGCATAAGAGAAACGGATACAATTTGGGTTTCCAAAAGCATCACCGGTTACAGTTGCTACGTTAGCTTCTCCTAAAAGATACATCGAAAGATCGTTTGCATCTTTAATTTCAGTTCCTCTTAGAGTTTTTCCGAAGAAAGAAGAAACGTCAGGGAAAACATAAAAAGCTCCTTCCGGAACGTTGATTTTTACGCCTGGGATTTCTTTTAACAATCCTACTACTAAGTCTCTGCGGGTATGGAAAGCCTTAACCATGTGGTTCAATACACTTGGATCCGCTTCTACTGCTGTAATTGTTGCACGTTGTGCTACCGAATTTGCTCCAGAAGTTACTTGTCCCTGAATTTTTACACACGCTTTTGCGATGAATTCAGGAGCTCCGATGTAACCAATTCTGTATCCTGTCATAGCGAAGGCTTTTGCAACTCCGTTTACAGTAATTGTTTTTTCTAACATTCCCGGGATAGAACCGATGCTGCAGAAAGTTCCTGAGAAATTGATGTGTTCGTAAATTTCGTCAGCAACTACGTATATGTTTGGGTGTTTTTCCAAGACTTTTGCAAGAGCTGTTAACTCTTCGCGGCTGTATACAGATCCAGATGGATTACAAGGAGAACTGAACCACATCATTTTTGTTTTTGGTGTGATGGCAGCTTCTAATTGTGCTGGTGTAATTTTAAAATCAGTATCTACAGAAGTAGGAACTTCAACAGGTACTCCACCTGAAAGTTTTACGATTTCGAAGTAAGAAACCCAGTATGGTGCTGGTAAAATAACCTCGTCACCATCGTTTAACATTACTTGTGCAATATTGTATAAAGATTGTTTTGCTCCTGTAGAAACCACGATTTGAGATGGTTTGTACTCCAATCCGTTATCTCTTTTGAATTTTTTGCAGATTGCTTCTCTCAATTCTAAATAACCCTCTACCGGAGAATAAGTACTATAGTTTTCGTCTACTGCTTTTTTAACGGCTTCTTTAATAAAATCTGGTGTATTAAAGTCCGGTTCCCCTAAACTTAAACTGATAATGTCTTTTCCCTGTGCTTTTAATTCACGCGCTAAAGCAGCCATTGCTAAGGTTTGTGATGTCGCTAAGTTGTTGATTCTGTCTGAAAGAATATGATTCATTATAAAATTTTTGAATGTCCTTAATTTCAACTTTAATTAAGGAAGGTTAATGATTAATAGTTTCTTATTTTATGCTAACTCTGGTTTTGCTCCAAGGTCTCTTAAGTGTTTGTAGTGCGCTAGTACAGCGCCTCTCATGGTTTTGAATTCATGATAAGGCAAATTGCATTCGATGGCAGTTTGTTTTACAATTTCAGCAATTTTTCCGTAGTGAATATGACTGATATTTGGAAAAATGTGGTGTTCGATCTGATGATTTAGACCTCCTGTAAACCAGTTGATTACTTTGTTTTTAGGGGCGAAATTAGCAGTTGTGTACAATTGGTGAATGGCCCAGGTATTTTCGATTTCCCCATCTTCATTCGGTACAGGGTTTGAAGTTTCTTCAACTACGTGTGCCAATTGAAAAACAATACTTAAAATTAATCCGGCTGTGTAGTGCATGACAAAGAATCCGATAACTACTTTCCACCATATAACACCTAAAATCATTGGCAAAGCCATCCAGATCAAAATGTAGATTATTTTGGTGATCACTAAAACCGTCCATAACTTGGTTGGACTTTGTGGTGCTCCGTAGGATAGTTTTCTTTTTAAATAATCCTTCATCTGTTTGAAATCGGTTGTAAGAGCCCAGTTAAACGTCAATAGACCGTATAAGAAGAAAGAGTAATAGTGTTGAAATTTATGAAAACGACGCCATTCTGCGTTTTGTGTGAAGCGGATAATTCTTCCGGCATCAAGATCTTCATCATGACCGTGAATATTGGTATAAGTATGGTGAAGTACGTTATGTTGTACCTGCCAGTTGTGCACATTTCCTGCTAATATATAAATACTTCCTCCCATGATTTTGTTGATCCATGATTTAGAAGAGTAGGAGCCGTGATTTCCGTCGTGCATCACATTCATTCCAATTCCGGCCATTCCAACTCCCATCAGGATGTTTAGCAGCAATTGCGCCCAGA harbors:
- a CDS encoding pyridoxal phosphate-dependent aminotransferase — encoded protein: MNHILSDRINNLATSQTLAMAALARELKAQGKDIISLSLGEPDFNTPDFIKEAVKKAVDENYSTYSPVEGYLELREAICKKFKRDNGLEYKPSQIVVSTGAKQSLYNIAQVMLNDGDEVILPAPYWVSYFEIVKLSGGVPVEVPTSVDTDFKITPAQLEAAITPKTKMMWFSSPCNPSGSVYSREELTALAKVLEKHPNIYVVADEIYEHINFSGTFCSIGSIPGMLEKTITVNGVAKAFAMTGYRIGYIGAPEFIAKACVKIQGQVTSGANSVAQRATITAVEADPSVLNHMVKAFHTRRDLVVGLLKEIPGVKINVPEGAFYVFPDVSSFFGKTLRGTEIKDANDLSMYLLGEANVATVTGDAFGNPNCIRFSYATSDDILKEALRRIKEALTA
- a CDS encoding DUF6370 family protein — encoded protein: MKNALFTLFLLIGITAQAQDKKANEKPLTVETACGECQFGMKGKSCDLAVRIDGKTYFVDGTTIDEHGDAHAEDGFCNAVRKASVIGKVEDNRFKVSSFTLIKEK
- the purT gene encoding formate-dependent phosphoribosylglycinamide formyltransferase — its product is MKILLLGSGELGKEFVIAAQRIGQTVIAVDNYENAPAMQVAHGFEVINMLDGEALDRIVAKHQPDFIVPEIEAIRTERFYEYEKQGITVVPSAKAANFTMNRKAIRDLASKELGLKTAKYQYATSAEELQKAVQEVGIPCVVKPLMSSSGKGQSTIKTADDIEKAWQYAVAGSRGDVIEVIVEAFVDFHSEITLLTITQNNNPTLFCAPIGHRQERGDYQESWQPAKVSEADLYEAQDMAEKITEALGGAGLFGVEFFLTSDGVYFSELSPRPHDTGMVTLAGTQNFNEFELHLRAILSLPIFEITLEKAGASAVILASQDSVNPTFTGIEQVAALPKTDFRIFGKPTSRPYRRMGVVLSSDTLATPIDEITERAKTTSKLITVNP
- a CDS encoding peptidase U32 family protein — translated: MKKKIEILAPARDLIGGMAAINSGADAVYIGAPQFGARSNANNSIEDVAALVQYAHLFNAQVFVVMNTILYDNELETCRSMIWELYDIGVDALIIQDMAIMEMDLPPIVLHASTQANNRDADKIKFLKDAGIKRVVLARELNLHQIKTIYDEADVELEFFVTGALCVSFSGNCYMSVANGERSANRGSCAQNCRLPYNLIDGNGETLIRNSHLLSIKDLDISDQIPNLIEAGIVSFKIEGRLKDVVYVKNNVSYLRQKLDSYLEGAGSDKYTKASSGKCTYTFDSSLSRTFNRGYTDYFVNERHSSIGSWESPKSKGQYIGKLIRTVGNAYEIENGELLNNGDGLCFINENNEADGIYVNKAENGKIYPNVLKEVKDGTFIYRNNDAAFIKIVEREDSAVRKLSTTLLLTETATGFELIATDEDGNVSVVNLEHSKEQTKTGESIEENIKTQLAKTGFTPYTADEINIMFSQNWFLPISKINEMRRTVYDQLTEIRLKNYKREEHQLVKTSHPYPETKLDFMYNVSNKTARKFYERHGVTEIEKAFELQWDPGKSRVMTTKYCIKYELKKCPIHQKDIAGVKVKEPLVLKQGELEYKLKFNCKPCEMEIWEKDAEFEIEEDHFH
- a CDS encoding serine hydrolase domain-containing protein; translated protein: MKTFLKSFIVLFLMGCSGLSAQSLETKMDQLIALKFKHENPGAVFLAVKKGKVVYRKAFGMANLEMGIQMQPEFVFEIGSMTKQFTAVAVLMLAEQGKLKLDDEITKFIPDYPTNGNTITLHHLLTHTSGIKDFTSMKAIKDIARRDLSPKELVDFFKNEPADFKPGEQYKYCNSGYVLLGYIIEIVSGQTYEAFVTQHIFKKTGMENTYYASHDKIIKNRVSGYRDREEYVNANYISFSIPYASGSILSTVDDLLNWQYAINANTLLNPSSTKKAFVNYTLNNGTNIDYGYGWHLEKVKDKIVREHGGSIFGFKSMGVYEPEEQIYVVGLSNCECNSPTSITKDIASLLMD
- a CDS encoding Crp/Fnr family transcriptional regulator, translating into MASILENIAKHVSLTPEEQAHFLSKTETHSYKAKTILLSAGEICKHSYFVNSGILRSFNINDNIVEHVLAFSCEGWWMSDMYSYFSQKPGQLFIEVLEDSEVLSLSKENQEQLYLDIPKLERFFRILIENSLVANQQRLMDNLSLTAEERFEKFCAKYGTLVYKVPQKQIASFIGVTPEFFSKMKARLLKK
- a CDS encoding fatty acid desaturase family protein codes for the protein MNNTAPTFAKQDNLKFFRTLNSRVNNYFKENNIQKTGNWKLHLKAVILFAVFLTPYFLILTLNMPFWAQLLLNILMGVGMAGIGMNVMHDGNHGSYSSKSWINKIMGGSIYILAGNVHNWQVQHNVLHHTYTNIHGHDEDLDAGRIIRFTQNAEWRRFHKFQHYYSFFLYGLLTFNWALTTDFKQMKDYLKRKLSYGAPQSPTKLWTVLVITKIIYILIWMALPMILGVIWWKVVIGFFVMHYTAGLILSIVFQLAHVVEETSNPVPNEDGEIENTWAIHQLYTTANFAPKNKVINWFTGGLNHQIEHHIFPNISHIHYGKIAEIVKQTAIECNLPYHEFKTMRGAVLAHYKHLRDLGAKPELA
- a CDS encoding dihydrofolate reductase family protein yields the protein MRKIILDLAVTLDGFIEGPNGETDWCIMDDDMEFDVFLSSIDTIFYGRVSYDMWGNYQPDENASPDEKSLWKEVHSKNKYVFSSQNKKEESVTFINSDLLNKVNDLKKQSGKDIWLYGGSGLIKTFIELNLIDRYRISVHPVALGSGKPLFEDLKKRIELKLITTNTFKSGVVQLIYEPIQF
- a CDS encoding nuclear transport factor 2 family protein encodes the protein MKNTIYTIILLLTIGVFVTSCTVTKKITITESKPYTPVSKELFDTIVKMDGVVFDAANKGDLEKLKTLFAEDLEFFHDTGGLDNYTKTMENFQRIFTNYGYTRRVLVEGSIEVYPIKDYGAIQTGLHKFCRLENGELINCGTYKFTHIWKNTPTGWKITRVISYGH